A window of the Malaclemys terrapin pileata isolate rMalTer1 chromosome 6, rMalTer1.hap1, whole genome shotgun sequence genome harbors these coding sequences:
- the LOC128838816 gene encoding uncharacterized protein LOC128838816, producing the protein MAPQVSALALLLALPPLLSAQRATPARPSSPKTSDTCRKEGAWTTKVTFPSETTVVRMNDTVLVTCPEEPESGPFPAKCTELKDRRAVWDISGVKCLRMCNDWVRQVDFDPAQMEFGVGAEGRVTCRQQFQQNSFNVTCREMESGRFEWDLGAHKCVKKCRKPSWASALQFEPDKTYYSREEPVTLSCPEGFEPSQPVIRCTGQGNQSVWNQTATCLDTCRKEGAWTTKVTFPSEQTVFRVNDTVLVTCAAEPESGPFSANCTELKDRGAVWDISGVKCLRMCNDWVRQVDFDPAQMEFGVGAESRVTCRHQFQQNSFSVTCRETEPGRFEWDLGAHKCVRKCKIPRTWDPKLQFASKGPFYAPGDSVTLNCPEGYQPSPPVIECVRNGSQPVWSETPTCQGVCTTAGNWPPSVSAASTQTEFAVGEWVEVTCRPEQYEGRPAWMRCTEMAGRVEWDTSRVSCVGEFCTDGRPDGLGAGSKPWDTESLQGAPRLPGGVFMSCVFSSDLLKGVK; encoded by the exons ACACGTGCAGGAAGGAGGGAGCCTGGACCACAAAGGTGACGTTTCCCTCTGAGACGACGGTGGTTCGCATGAATGACACGGTGCTGGTGACGTGCCCCGAGGAGCCTGAATCCGGCCCGTTCCCTGCAAAGTGCACAGAGCTGAAGGACCGCAGGGCAGTCTGGGATATCAGTGGAGTCAAGTGTCTCA ggatgtgcaatgactgggtgAGGCAGGTGGATTTTGACCCTGCACAGATGGAGTTCGGCGTCGGGGCCGAGGGTCGGGTGACCTGTCGTCAGCAGTTCCAGCAGAACTCGTTCAATGTGACGTGCAGAGAGATGGAGTCGGGACGCTTTGAGTGGGATTTGGGTGCACACAAGTGTGTCA AAAAGTGCCGCAAACCCAGCTGGGCCTCAGCTCTGCAGTTCGAACCGGACAAGACGTATTATAGCAGGGAGGAGCCAGTGACCCTGAGCTGCCCGGAGGGGTTCGAACCCTCGCAGCCTGTGATCAGATGTACCGGACAGGGGAACCAGAGTGTCTGGAATCAGACTGCTACCTGCCTGG ACACGTGCAGGAAGGAGGGAGCCTGGACCACGAAGGTGACGTTTCCCTCTGAGCAGACAGTGTTTCGGGTGAATGACACGGTGCTGGTGACGTGCGCCGCGGAGCCCGAATCTGGCCCGTTCTCTGCAAACTGCACAGAGCTGAAGGACCGCGGGGCAGTCTGGGATATCAGTGGAGTCAAGTGTCTCA ggatgtgcaatgactgggtgAGGCAGGTGGATTTTGACCCTGCACAGATGGAGTTCGGCGTCGGGGCCGAGAGTCGGGTGACCTGTCGTCACCAGTTCCAGCAGAACTCGTTCAGTGTGACGTGCAGAGAGACGGAGCCGGGACGCTTCGAGTGGGATTTGGGTGCACACAAGTGTGTCA GAAAATGTAAAATACCCAGAACCTGGGACCCCAAATTGCAGTTTGCCTCCAAGGGGCCGTTCTACGCCCCGGGTGACTCGGTGACACTGAACTGCCCTGAGGGGTATCAGCCATCACCGCCTGTGATCGAATGTGTCAGAAATGGGAGCCAGCCTGTCTGGAGTGAGACACCCACCTGCCAGG GGGTTTGTACGACGGCAGGAAACTGGCCCCCGTCGGTCTCTGCTGCCTCCACACAGACAGAGTTTGCCGTTGGCGAGTGGGTTGAGGTGACCTGTCGCCCAGAGCAGTACGAGGGGCGCCCGGCTTGGATGCGATGTACGGAGATGGCTGGGCGCGTGGAGTGGGACACGAGCCGTGTGAGCTGTGTGGGTGAGTTCTGCACAGACGGGCGGCCGGACGGGCTGGGGGCGGGATCCAAACCCTGGGACACCGAGAGCCTCCAAGGGGCCCCACGACTTCCTGGGGGCGTCTTTATGTCTTGCGTGTTCAGCTCGGACTTGCTGAAGGGCGTGAAGTGA